Part of the Nicotiana tabacum cultivar K326 chromosome 20, ASM71507v2, whole genome shotgun sequence genome, CAGCTTTGTAGTAGTCACATAGTCCTTTATCCATATGGGAGGATTTGTCTTTCTGGGTTCTCTTTGAACAGGTTGGGTAGGTAAGTTTGTTGGTGGTGGTGCATGCACTTTCTCAACAACAGGCTCAACAAGGAGAGCTTCCTCTGACCCCTCTCTTAATGTTGAATCTAGAGTATCTATCAGGTCCATCTGCTCTAGTGGTACAAGGATTGGGGCTATTTCTTCTTGTTCCAAGTCTGCAGAGGCGTGATCATTTTCAGGAAAATTAATGTCATCCTAATTCTTAGATGAATGAGTGTCTTCTTGAGTTACAACTTCTATAGGTGTTGAAGCGGGAATGCACTCTTCTGGTGAGATAGGCAGCTGGTGAAACATATCATCAGCTTCAACTCCTATATCCTTGAAAGGAAATCTGCCCTCTTGAAACACCACATCCCTACTTACAAAAAAAGGATTTTTGTTCAAGGTCATATAATCTGTAACCCTTTTGTGTTTCTGAGTACCCAATGAATACAACCTTCCTAACCCTAGGTGCAAACTTATCTCCCCTAGGAAAGGGTGTTGCATGACATTGATAACCAAATACCCTCAGGTAATCAACCTTAGGTTCTTTGCCATATAATAGCTCATAGGGAGTTCTTCCCTTCAGAACTGGCGTAGGTAGTCTATTTATCACATATACTTCAGTCTTAACACAATCACCCCAAAACTTATAGGAACTCCACTTTGAATTCAGTGCTTTGGCCACCTCTAAAATGTGTCTGTGCTTTCTTTCCACAGTTTCATTTTGCCGTGGTGTATAGGGGCAACTAGTTTGATGAATAATACCATAAGAAGCCAGCAAGCTATCACACTGTGTATTACAAAAATTTGTCCTATTGTCAGATCTTAAGTACTTGACATTAACAACAAATTGATTGTTTATTatcagtaaaaaaaaaattcagaactACACACACTTCACATTTTGACTGTATCAGACATGCCCAGGTGTATCTATTGTAATCATCTACTATTgtgataaaatattattttttatcataGGTTGAAACCATGTATGGTCCCCAAACATCTAAATGAAGAAGTTCAAAGATATTAGTTGAATTGGAAACACTAGTTGGAAAACTGCATCCTAGATTGTTTTGCAAGAGGACATACATCACAAGTTCCTATTTCTACAATGCTGATTTTATTGTTCAAGGTTGATAAGTGTTGTAATGATTTTATTGAGTCATGCCCCAATCTGTAACTCATAAGGTTGTTTCTACTCCCTCATTTGCAATTGTGCCTTCCACCAGTGCTTTGTTTTCTGCATCCCTTTGCATTATTATGTACAATCCTTCAGGTTCTCTACCAATCCCCATTACATTGCCACTGTAGAGTCCCTGCAACACACAGAAGTCAGGGTAAAAGGCAACTAGACAACTGAGGTCTTTGGTGATCTTTGACACTGATAGAAAGTTAAATTTAAAATCTGGTACATGAAGCACATCCTTCACTTTCTGATTTCCTAGAATCTGTGTGTTTCCTGTATGTTTAACATTTGAAGTCTTCCCTGTTGACAACTGTACACTTCTATATCCATCAATGATCTTAAGTGTATCTAGTAAATCCTTATTATAGGTTATGTGATGAGTGGAACGTGTATCCATTATCCAATCTTTTTCTGTGACATTGGACATTAATGAAACAATACCTTCCATGTTTATGAAACATTTTGCACCTGTAGGTTTGTTCAGCAGTCCTACTAGTTGCTTGTAATATTTTTGTGTTAGGTAATGCCCTTGTGGTTGCCCTTTAGAGTTGCTGGTTTCTTCTGCACTTGCATTGTTGGCAAATGTCCTGCTTCCTCATGCAACATGGGtctttttcttgcttttaaaattTGCTGGATATCCTACTATTTTGCAGCAATTCTCCTTCAAATGTACCTTATATCAATATAACAGATCTAGCATCCTACTAGATCTGTTATATTGAGGTCTGCCTGCCATCATAGTCAATGGGTCCTTATTCACATTAGCCACTCCTAAAGCCCTTTGACTCTTTTCCTGAGTCACTATGGCATAAACTTCATTTACACTTACTACAGGCCTTTTCATCAACACATTGCTTCTCACATTACTATAACTTTTGTTTAGGCCCATAAGAAACCGCAACAAGCGCTTTTGTAATATGTGTTCAAGTGATGGTCTAGATTCTTCATAGTCACAGTCTGGGTTTGGTGCTAATATGTCTCATTCATTCCATAGATCATTCATTTTCGAATAATAGGTGGTTACAAAATCCGTACCTTGCCTTAGTGATGCAATTTCTGCCCACAAATGATAGATCCTAGTGAGACTGCATCTGTCAAACTTTTCCTTAAAATCACTCCACACCTTCTTTGCACTTGATGCAAACATGATACTCGATATCAATTCACTTGCAACAGTACTGCCTATCCACGACAACACCATCGCATTGCACTTCTCCCACTGCTCTGCTAATTCACCTCTATACATGTCTTTCACACAACTTTTGTCTACAAAACCAAGCTTGCTCTTTCCCCTAAGTGCTAGCTTCATTGCCTTGCTCCACAGTGCATAATTTTCTGGCCATGTGAGCTTAGTTGGCACTAAAACTAGTCCCGGAACATCTGATGCTTGGAGAAACAACGGATGATTGTGTTCTAGCTGTGTTACTTCATTTCCTGTCATTTTGATAAGTTTCGAGCTTCATCGATGTCAATTTACCAGAAACTCAGTCGATCCGCTGGAATCTCAGCGTGAACTCATCGGAGAACACTCTGATTTTAGAAacgtgctctgataccatgtaaattGTAGAATTCTCAGCTAATCAGATCGAGCAACATGCATATTAATCGACTGTCATTTCTATCTAGGGCATAGATTCTGTATTGAGAGGAGGAGAGAGGAAGAAGGGAGGAAGAGAGGAAGAAGGGAGTCGACTGTATTATAGAAAATGAAAGTCTTTACAATTAGGTACTTAACAGTGCATTTATAACAGACTTTGCACTGTTAAGTAACCACCCTAACCAACTAGTCCCTTCTAACTTTCTTAATTGCAAAACGACCCCCCTAACTACTCAAGTCATCATATTTCTGTACTGTGAGTAAAAGATAATTTTCTCATGAAAATTATTTGAGTACTAAAGTTTAATAATATGTCTCGTATTAATATGGTTAAAGCTCAATCAATAAAACGAGTTACTAAGATTCCCTGAGCCTTAAATAAttgtaagaaaaaaaaaattcgtcCCTAAATAAAGGAGAATATTTTTCTCCATTTCATAACTTTATTTCCGTGAACTAAACACTACTCTCTctggtccataataagtgattttttggcttttttttgtggtccaaaaagtgatttttccagattttaaggataaattaattttttttcctacattgcccttggagtaaataatgttggagtatgtgttaggagtgtttatgtgaagagatagtaaatgtttatatggtcaatttcattgctaattaatattaaaagacgaatttcttaatatatgtgaaaacaaccaaaaaatcacttattttaaacCGGAGGGGATAAAGAATAGtccttttaaagaaaaaaatcttCCTAGAATAAAACCTTCTTATAAGAAACACACCCTCGAATGAATCCCAGATTGTCCCCAGTAAATTTATTTTAGTTTTGGTGAGAACATGAGATAATTAAAGTTCTATCTTTATTACCAAGATATTTGGTGCCTTCTGTCGGTTTGTCAAATGACCTATAGTGTCACTCCTCCAGAATTTTCGACGTGTAAATTTTGGTTTATTCAATCTCGCTTCTTTACCAGTTTACCTCCCTTGGGTCAATTGCTAATTGCTATCACCGTAATGATTGTAGGTTCATGATAGTGTCAGCatctttttacttttcttttttcagttttctttcttttattattccTACTGTCTTTATTTTaagacttttttttctttttctatctttttgctcctttttttttttaattctcttcCCCCATTTAATAAAAGGGAAATTCCAGCAAAAAAGTCAGTTCTGAACTTTGATATTGTTttatccttttttattttataaaatttcaaattaaCAACTTACATTATGTTGGTGCAGTTTCCCTCCATAAGTCAATATTTTGACATTCTTTTtgtcccttttttcttttttcgaaaGAAAGTCTGTTAGATTTTAGGAAGAGAGCTGGAAAATCCAGCTCCCATGTCATTTAATCAATAAATTTAACAATCTTCTTTCATTTATCATAGTATATATCATATTCGCAGATTATTTTTTCAAGTATCGAAAATGAAATGCTATTTATGACCAAAACCTCAGAACAGTCGAGATAACAAGTTTTTACTAACGGCCAAATCTGCAAAGCCCCTAGAAAATATCCAAACttatattttaaatcttgaaagcAGAATTTGTTTGTATTAAGAGTTGGGACAAAAAATATTGGATAGGTATGGCCCCAAATACAGTTGTTTTGTTTCCCACACGGTGTATTCTTATTGGAACACCGATTAATTTAGACCGTATAAGACCTATTAAAAAGAGAAATactttttattaggatttttttcaTGTTCAAGACTTAAACATAAGACctttgattaaaaataaaaaatgaagtaTCATGTTCATTCCATCAGAATCTTCGGTGGTGTCCCCAAATAAAGTTAAAAACACCACAGGTTTGTCAACCATGGAGATAAGGCACCCCTGCTTTAGGGCCCGTTTGgtcataaaaaattatttttttcgaatttcTTTTATGTTTTCGAAATCAATATTTGAccatgaaattttcaatttttatttgcGGATGAATCaaaagttgtttttcaaaatttttacttcagatcactcacaaaaggTAAAAACAATCCAAAATTGTATTCATgcccaaacacaactctaattttcaaatatcattttcacttggaaaaaaaattcacttttttccgaaattttacaattcttatgtccaaacgcccacttaattTCTTCATACTTGCCAACTAATAAGATGTTTTTTCATATTATATAATATTGATTTATTAGCTGAACACCTAGCTAGTTTAAACTCGCTTGTTGGTATAAAACCAGGACTTTCTCGTCTTCAATCCTTAAATGGAATCAATGCTTCAGTCTTTAGTTGTCACTTTGTTTGTTCTCTATCAAGTCAACTTTAGCCTTCCACCATTAATGTTTCCTGTTAAGTGCAGATGACCCTCTtggatttttacaaaatttgTGAGTCGTC contains:
- the LOC142174354 gene encoding uncharacterized protein LOC142174354 codes for the protein MTGNEVTQLEHNHPLFLQASDVPGLVLVPTKLTWPENYALWSKAMKLALRGKSKLGFVDKSCVKDMYRGELAEQWEKCNAMVLSWIGSTVASELISSIMFASSAKKVWSDFKEKFDRCSLTRIYHLWAEIASLRQAPNPDCDYEESRPSLEHILQKRLLRFLMGLNKSYSNVRSNVLMKRPVVSVNEVYAIVTQEKSQRALGVANVNKDPLTMMAGRPQYNRSSRMLDLLY